The proteins below come from a single Streptomyces sp. B3I8 genomic window:
- a CDS encoding NAD(P)/FAD-dependent oxidoreductase translates to MRHRIAVVGAGPGGLTLARVLHRHGHPVTVLERDPGPDARPPGGTLDLREGQGQRALDAAGLLAEFRALSRPEGQAMRILDPDGTVLRDWLPRPGDLANPEIDRGRLRDLLLGPLDVRWGRAVTHVEPGARDGVLVHFPDGGPEAFDLVVGADGAWSRVRPTVSSATPHYTGVTTVETSLDDVDDRHPGLAQLIGDGSVAVYGVNRGIVAQRNSDGHVKVYAQFRAPLDTEADPVTGTGAGIDADAVRSALLTLFDGWASPVLDLLRHGTAFTSRPLYALPESHTWTHVPGVTLLGDAAHLMPPLGAGANLAMLDGAELAESLAAGPADIDEAVRAFETRMWERAGRWARITTTGLERLVGPDPAEALALFEEVQPS, encoded by the coding sequence ATGAGACACCGTATCGCCGTGGTCGGCGCCGGCCCCGGCGGGCTCACCCTCGCCCGGGTGCTGCACCGCCACGGCCACCCCGTCACCGTCCTCGAACGCGACCCCGGCCCCGACGCCCGCCCTCCGGGCGGCACCCTCGACCTGCGGGAGGGGCAGGGGCAGCGTGCGCTCGACGCGGCGGGGCTGCTCGCGGAGTTCCGGGCGCTGTCCCGTCCGGAGGGCCAGGCCATGCGCATCCTGGACCCCGACGGCACCGTCCTGCGCGACTGGCTGCCCCGCCCCGGCGACCTGGCCAACCCCGAGATCGACCGGGGCCGGCTCCGCGACCTGCTGCTCGGCCCGCTCGACGTCCGGTGGGGCCGGGCCGTGACACATGTGGAGCCGGGAGCCCGGGACGGCGTCCTGGTCCACTTCCCGGACGGTGGGCCGGAGGCGTTCGACCTGGTCGTCGGCGCGGACGGCGCCTGGTCACGCGTACGTCCGACGGTGTCGTCCGCGACCCCGCACTACACCGGGGTCACCACGGTCGAGACCTCCCTCGACGACGTCGACGACCGCCACCCCGGCCTGGCCCAGCTGATCGGCGACGGCTCCGTGGCGGTGTACGGCGTGAACCGGGGGATCGTCGCCCAACGCAACAGCGACGGCCATGTGAAGGTGTACGCCCAGTTCCGCGCGCCACTGGACACCGAGGCCGATCCCGTCACCGGCACCGGAGCCGGAATCGATGCCGATGCCGTACGGTCGGCCCTGCTGACCCTGTTCGACGGCTGGGCCTCCCCCGTCCTCGACCTCCTCCGGCACGGCACCGCCTTCACCAGCCGCCCCCTGTACGCCCTGCCCGAGTCCCACACCTGGACCCATGTCCCGGGAGTGACCCTGCTCGGCGACGCCGCCCATCTGATGCCACCGCTGGGTGCGGGCGCCAACCTCGCGATGCTGGACGGGGCCGAACTGGCCGAGTCGCTCGCCGCCGGCCCCGCCGACATCGACGAGGCCGTCCGCGCTTTCGAGACACGGATGTGGGAGCGGGCCGGCCGGTGGGCACGCATCACGACGACCGGCCTGGAACGCCTCGTGGGCCCCGACCCCGCCGAGGCCCTCGCCCTCTTCGAGGAGGTCCAGCCCTCCTGA
- a CDS encoding TetR/AcrR family transcriptional regulator, with protein MTVWDRPEPPKRPVPLDRERIVATAVALADEGGLEAVSLRKVAARLDAGPMRLYRYIATKEELFDLMVDEVQAEILPEERPGDWREALRTLAHRTRRAALRHEWLADLLGGRPALGPNGLALSESTLAALDGHADIDTAMRAVETVSAYYIGAIRREITRLRAERATGLSKHDWQRARGPHLTKALATGRFPALSRAVHDAADTDPETSFTTGLDWVLDAVSAKLVPPPPPT; from the coding sequence ATGACTGTCTGGGACCGGCCGGAACCGCCGAAGCGCCCCGTGCCGCTCGACCGGGAACGCATCGTCGCCACCGCCGTCGCGCTGGCCGACGAGGGCGGGCTGGAGGCGGTGTCGTTGCGCAAGGTCGCCGCCCGGCTGGACGCGGGCCCGATGCGGCTGTACCGGTACATCGCCACCAAGGAGGAGCTGTTCGACCTCATGGTGGACGAGGTGCAGGCCGAGATTCTCCCCGAGGAGCGGCCCGGCGACTGGCGCGAGGCGCTGCGCACACTCGCCCACCGCACCCGACGGGCCGCGCTCCGCCACGAATGGCTGGCCGACCTTCTCGGCGGCCGTCCGGCCCTCGGCCCGAACGGCCTCGCCCTGAGCGAGTCCACGCTGGCCGCCCTCGACGGCCACGCCGACATCGACACGGCCATGCGGGCCGTGGAGACGGTCAGCGCCTACTACATCGGCGCGATCCGACGCGAGATCACCCGCCTGCGGGCCGAGCGTGCGACGGGTCTGTCGAAGCACGACTGGCAGCGTGCCCGCGGCCCGCACCTCACGAAGGCGCTGGCCACGGGCCGCTTCCCCGCTCTTTCCCGGGCCGTGCACGACGCCGCGGACACGGACCCGGAGACCTCCTTCACGACCGGCCTCGACTGGGTCCTCGACGCCGTCTCCGCGAAGCTCGTCCCGCCGCCACCCCCGACCTGA
- a CDS encoding pentapeptide repeat-containing protein, which translates to MPASPADPAPALRADCSRCFALCCVALPFTASADFARDKAAGTPCPNLGGDHRCGIHDRLRPEGFTGCTVYDCFGAGQKVSQVTFGGRDWRTGGRAHARQMFDVFPVVRQLHELLHYLGEALALPAARPVHPELRHARERVERLSLGTPEELAALDVGPLRQEVGMLLARGSELARAGLRGRRKDRRDADLVGARLKGADLRGVSLRGACLIAADLTGADLRGADLLGTDLRDADLTDADLTGTLFLTQPQLTAARGNAGTTLPASLTRPAHWTARS; encoded by the coding sequence ATGCCCGCCTCCCCCGCCGACCCCGCTCCCGCCCTCCGCGCGGACTGTTCCCGCTGCTTCGCGCTGTGCTGTGTCGCCCTGCCCTTCACCGCCTCCGCCGACTTCGCCCGGGACAAGGCCGCCGGCACCCCGTGCCCGAACCTCGGCGGCGACCACCGGTGCGGGATCCACGACCGGCTCCGCCCGGAGGGATTCACCGGCTGCACGGTCTACGACTGCTTCGGCGCGGGGCAGAAGGTCTCCCAGGTCACCTTCGGCGGGCGCGACTGGCGTACCGGCGGCCGGGCGCACGCCCGGCAGATGTTCGACGTCTTCCCGGTCGTCCGGCAGCTGCACGAACTGCTGCACTACCTGGGCGAGGCCCTGGCCCTGCCCGCCGCCCGCCCGGTCCACCCCGAGCTGCGCCACGCCCGGGAGCGCGTCGAGCGGCTCAGCCTCGGCACCCCGGAGGAACTCGCCGCGCTGGACGTCGGACCGTTGCGGCAGGAGGTGGGCATGCTGCTGGCGCGCGGCAGCGAGCTCGCCCGGGCGGGGCTGCGTGGCCGCCGCAAGGACCGACGCGACGCCGACCTGGTCGGCGCCCGGCTCAAGGGCGCCGACCTGCGGGGCGTCAGTCTGCGCGGCGCCTGCCTGATCGCCGCCGACCTCACCGGCGCGGACCTGCGCGGCGCGGATCTCCTCGGCACCGATCTGCGCGACGCCGACCTCACGGACGCCGATCTCACCGGCACCCTGTTCCTGACCCAGCCCCAGCTCACCGCCGCCCGCGGCAACGCGGGCACGACGCTGCCGGCGTCACTCACCCGTCCCGCGCACTGGACGGCGCGGAGCTGA
- a CDS encoding alpha/beta fold hydrolase has protein sequence MSLTYRQPGVVLTDHRFTVPLDHDDPAGEQIELYAREAVAGDKAGDDLPWLVYLQGGPGFGANRFIGKQAWLGRALEEYRVLLLDQRGTGASTPANRQTLPLRGGPAAQADYLAHFRADAIVRDCEAVRRRLTGGAPWTVLGQSFGGFCAVRYLSTAPEGLSAALIAGGLPSLTAHADDVYRAAYPRIERKVAAHYDRYPQDVERTRRIAEHLLTHEPVVLPNGYRLTVEAFQSLGIVLGTGDGSHRLHHLLEDAFVTTPGGPALSDSFLEQVQAQLSYAGHPLYALVHEAVYAQDDRPTGWSAERVRAEFPQFDAAKALAGDGPVLFTGESVHPWMFDSDPALRPLRETADLLAARTDWTPLYDRERLAANEVPVAAAVYHDDMYVDPGHALETARAIRGLRTWVTDEFEHDGLRVSGPRVLDRLLALARDEA, from the coding sequence TTGAGCCTCACCTACCGCCAACCCGGCGTCGTCCTCACCGATCACCGGTTCACGGTGCCCCTCGATCACGACGACCCCGCCGGCGAGCAGATCGAGCTGTACGCCCGTGAGGCCGTCGCCGGAGACAAGGCCGGGGACGACCTCCCCTGGCTGGTCTATCTGCAGGGCGGCCCCGGCTTCGGAGCGAACCGTTTCATCGGGAAGCAGGCGTGGCTCGGCCGGGCGCTGGAGGAGTACCGCGTCCTCCTGCTCGACCAGCGCGGCACCGGCGCTTCAACCCCCGCCAACCGGCAGACCCTGCCGCTGCGCGGCGGCCCGGCCGCCCAGGCGGACTACCTCGCCCACTTCCGCGCCGACGCCATCGTCCGCGACTGCGAGGCCGTCCGCCGCCGGCTCACCGGCGGCGCCCCCTGGACCGTCCTCGGCCAGAGCTTCGGCGGCTTCTGCGCGGTGCGGTACCTGTCGACCGCGCCCGAGGGGCTGAGCGCGGCGCTGATCGCGGGCGGCCTGCCCTCGCTCACCGCCCACGCCGACGACGTCTACCGTGCCGCGTACCCCCGCATCGAGCGCAAGGTCGCCGCGCACTACGACCGCTACCCGCAGGACGTCGAGCGCACCCGACGCATCGCGGAGCACCTGCTCACCCACGAGCCTGTCGTGCTGCCGAACGGCTACCGGCTCACCGTCGAGGCGTTCCAGTCCCTCGGCATCGTCCTCGGCACCGGCGACGGCAGCCACCGCCTGCACCACCTCCTGGAGGACGCCTTCGTCACCACCCCCGGCGGTCCGGCGCTCTCCGACAGCTTCCTGGAGCAGGTCCAGGCCCAGCTGTCGTACGCCGGCCATCCGTTGTACGCACTCGTCCACGAGGCGGTCTACGCGCAGGACGACCGCCCGACCGGCTGGTCCGCGGAGCGCGTCCGCGCCGAGTTCCCGCAGTTCGACGCGGCGAAGGCGCTGGCCGGGGACGGTCCGGTGCTGTTCACCGGGGAGTCCGTGCACCCCTGGATGTTCGACTCCGACCCGGCGCTGCGCCCGCTGCGCGAGACGGCGGACCTGCTCGCCGCCCGCACCGACTGGACGCCGCTGTACGACCGCGAGCGCCTCGCCGCCAACGAGGTGCCGGTGGCCGCCGCCGTCTACCACGACGACATGTACGTCGACCCCGGGCACGCTCTGGAGACGGCACGCGCGATCCGGGGCCTGCGGACGTGGGTCACCGACGAGTTCGAGCACGACGGGCTGCGCGTGAGCGGCCCCCGCGTCCTGGACCGCCTGCTGGCACTGGCCCGCGACGAGGCATGA
- a CDS encoding AraC family transcriptional regulator — MDVLAEVLRVSGARGALGVVLKAGGLWGQWLDSYPGAALHLVSRGTVWLHVAGEKPLEMRAGDAVLLSPGTAHGMASGPGVTMGSCDREAAVRTVADGGALHLGSAPARTEVITLHYEQDPEVSMPVLSSLTRPMHVAAGENAQFGRTVELLTAELTQPLFGATAAVNSIVDLLLVQFVRAWLARHPEERAGSWLGAMRDPVVRDALARVHARPEHPWTTESLAAATRVSRATLSRHFRSALGQTPGAYVEQWRMNLASVRLRDTDEPVESISGAVGYGSPHAFSRAFRRARGVAPGEYRSLVRG, encoded by the coding sequence ATGGACGTACTGGCGGAGGTACTGCGCGTCTCGGGCGCGCGCGGTGCGCTCGGGGTCGTGCTGAAGGCCGGCGGACTGTGGGGCCAGTGGCTGGACTCCTATCCGGGAGCCGCACTGCACCTGGTGTCCCGCGGCACCGTGTGGCTCCACGTCGCGGGCGAGAAGCCCTTGGAGATGCGGGCCGGGGACGCCGTCCTGCTGTCGCCGGGCACCGCGCACGGGATGGCGAGCGGCCCCGGCGTGACCATGGGCAGCTGCGACCGGGAGGCGGCGGTCCGGACCGTCGCGGACGGAGGCGCCCTCCACCTGGGTTCGGCGCCGGCGCGGACGGAAGTGATCACCCTGCACTACGAGCAGGATCCCGAGGTCAGCATGCCGGTGCTCTCCTCCCTGACGCGGCCGATGCACGTCGCGGCCGGGGAGAACGCGCAGTTCGGACGGACGGTCGAGCTCCTGACGGCGGAGCTCACGCAGCCGCTGTTCGGTGCCACCGCCGCCGTCAACAGCATCGTCGATCTCCTGCTCGTCCAGTTCGTCCGCGCCTGGCTGGCCCGCCACCCGGAGGAACGGGCCGGCTCCTGGCTGGGCGCGATGCGCGATCCGGTCGTGCGCGACGCCCTGGCACGCGTGCACGCCCGGCCGGAACACCCCTGGACCACCGAGTCGCTCGCCGCCGCGACCCGCGTCTCCCGCGCGACGCTGTCCCGGCACTTCCGGTCGGCCCTCGGACAGACGCCGGGCGCGTACGTCGAGCAGTGGCGGATGAATCTGGCGTCGGTGCGGCTCCGGGACACCGACGAACCGGTCGAGTCGATATCCGGTGCGGTCGGTTACGGCTCCCCGCACGCGTTCAGCCGCGCCTTCCGGCGGGCCCGGGGCGTGGCCCCCGGTGAGTACCGTTCCCTGGTGCGTGGGTGA
- a CDS encoding zinc-binding dehydrogenase, translating into MHALVVDHSEAGPVRFADVDEPVPSGGETLVEIRHIGLNFGELKYVRQWPDGAVHGHDAAGIVVRAASDGSGPPEGTRVALGLAPYAWAERVAVGTDWLGTVPEGVDLADAAALGVAGVTALRVLRTRSLLARDVLVTGAGGGVGRFAVQLAALAGARVTALVGSPERAAGLRELGADEILTDLDGTEGRFALVLDTVGGPLTARVWGSLAEGGTLHLVGTTSGEDTTFPSGALFGFGEPRTIATYGDLTPPGRELTDLLGLMAAGRLTAPVGLRGDWKDVTGAARALFDRKVRGKIVLDVA; encoded by the coding sequence ATGCATGCCCTTGTGGTCGATCACAGTGAGGCCGGACCCGTCCGGTTCGCCGATGTCGACGAGCCCGTTCCGTCCGGCGGGGAGACGCTGGTGGAGATACGGCACATCGGTCTCAACTTCGGTGAGCTGAAGTACGTGCGGCAGTGGCCGGACGGCGCGGTGCACGGCCACGACGCGGCCGGGATCGTCGTCCGTGCCGCGTCCGACGGTTCGGGGCCACCCGAGGGCACGCGTGTCGCGCTGGGGCTGGCGCCCTACGCGTGGGCGGAACGAGTGGCCGTCGGCACCGACTGGCTCGGTACCGTGCCCGAGGGGGTGGACCTGGCCGACGCCGCCGCTCTGGGGGTCGCCGGCGTCACCGCGCTCCGGGTGCTGCGCACACGGTCACTGCTGGCACGGGACGTCCTGGTCACCGGCGCCGGCGGCGGCGTGGGCCGCTTCGCGGTCCAGTTGGCGGCGCTGGCGGGCGCCAGGGTGACGGCGCTCGTCGGCTCGCCGGAGCGGGCCGCCGGACTCCGCGAACTCGGCGCCGACGAGATCCTGACCGACCTGGACGGTACCGAGGGCCGGTTCGCCCTCGTCCTGGACACGGTGGGCGGGCCGCTCACGGCCCGCGTGTGGGGCTCCCTGGCCGAGGGCGGCACCCTTCATCTGGTCGGCACCACCTCGGGCGAGGACACCACGTTCCCCTCGGGAGCCCTGTTCGGCTTCGGGGAGCCCAGGACGATCGCCACATACGGTGATCTGACACCTCCCGGCAGGGAACTGACGGATCTGCTGGGCCTGATGGCCGCCGGACGGCTCACGGCACCGGTCGGACTGCGCGGTGACTGGAAGGACGTCACCGGCGCCGCCCGGGCGCTGTTCGACCGGAAGGTGCGCGGGAAGATCGTCCTCGACGTGGCGTGA
- a CDS encoding aromatic acid exporter family protein: MQEVRRPWSVITGQVAKWHRDPVIVQSVRSTAAATVAYVVALRLSPERLPLTAPLTALLVVQVTLYSTLTTGIRRVNAVVAGVVVAIGFSVLVGLTWWSLALLILAALAVGQLVRVDEFVVEVAISAMLVLGVTQVGSTAWLRVLDTLIGAVVGMATNLLFAPPLWVGTAGESIEELARGMRQLMLRMGEEAAGRTEVERATARLYEARRLDHDIVGVDASLRQAEESLKLNPRVREGLLHRVVLRTGLDTLEICTVVLRVLARSFADLAKERDPGPLFRPGVGAVVEELLSQVADAVVSYAVLVTTHVSRSAESAEERLTNELATAAATRDRLARLMLEEVQRDPSQWQLQGAVLTEVNRILDEMDTEHRSRRLLEELDRCTREQRERARRLTRLRDALGAARPRRLRDRFPLPRRGRNRPAP; this comes from the coding sequence ATGCAAGAGGTACGTAGGCCATGGTCCGTGATCACCGGTCAGGTGGCGAAGTGGCACCGCGATCCGGTGATCGTCCAGTCGGTCCGCTCCACGGCCGCGGCGACGGTCGCGTACGTCGTCGCCCTGCGGCTGAGTCCTGAGCGTCTGCCGCTCACCGCACCCCTGACCGCCCTGCTGGTCGTCCAGGTCACCCTGTACTCGACGCTGACGACCGGCATCCGGCGGGTCAACGCGGTGGTGGCCGGGGTGGTCGTGGCCATCGGGTTCAGCGTCCTGGTGGGGCTGACCTGGTGGAGCCTGGCGCTGCTGATCCTGGCCGCGCTGGCGGTCGGGCAACTGGTGCGGGTCGACGAGTTCGTGGTCGAGGTGGCGATCAGCGCCATGCTCGTCCTCGGCGTCACCCAGGTGGGCTCGACCGCCTGGCTCCGGGTGCTCGACACCCTGATCGGGGCCGTGGTCGGCATGGCCACCAACCTGCTGTTCGCGCCGCCGTTGTGGGTGGGCACCGCCGGGGAGTCGATCGAGGAACTGGCCCGCGGGATGCGGCAGCTGATGCTGCGCATGGGCGAGGAGGCGGCCGGCCGCACCGAGGTGGAGCGGGCCACGGCCCGGCTCTACGAGGCGCGCCGGCTGGACCACGACATCGTCGGGGTGGACGCGTCCCTGCGGCAGGCCGAGGAGAGCCTGAAGCTCAACCCGCGTGTGCGCGAGGGCCTGCTGCACCGGGTGGTGCTGCGCACCGGCCTCGACACGCTGGAGATCTGCACGGTGGTGCTGCGGGTACTGGCGCGTTCCTTCGCCGATCTGGCCAAGGAACGCGATCCCGGGCCACTGTTCCGGCCGGGGGTCGGGGCGGTGGTGGAGGAGCTGCTGTCCCAGGTCGCCGACGCCGTCGTCAGTTACGCGGTCCTGGTCACCACGCACGTGAGCCGCAGCGCCGAGTCGGCGGAGGAGCGTCTGACCAACGAGCTGGCCACCGCGGCGGCGACCCGCGACAGGCTGGCGCGGTTGATGCTGGAAGAGGTGCAGCGCGACCCCAGCCAGTGGCAGTTGCAGGGGGCGGTACTGACCGAGGTCAACCGCATCCTGGACGAGATGGACACCGAGCACCGCTCGCGCCGGCTGCTGGAGGAACTGGACCGCTGCACCCGCGAGCAGCGGGAGCGCGCCCGCCGGCTGACCCGGCTGCGGGACGCCCTCGGCGCCGCCCGCCCGCGCCGCCTCCGCGACCGCTTCCCACTGCCCCGCCGCGGCCGGAACCGGCCGGCCCCCTGA
- a CDS encoding FBP domain-containing protein, with product MRSLTERDIRGSFVNCSKGEAQRLSVPRDLGERDWDALDFLGWRDPGAPDRSYLVTERGDRLVGVTLRFPSAQRGFLHRSMCSLCLTTHPGSGVCLMTARKAGAAGREGNSVGLYMCTDLACSLYVRGKKVPEGGGRFQESLTTEEQIARTVGNLTAFLDKLDVPRAK from the coding sequence ATGCGATCCCTCACCGAGCGCGACATCCGCGGCTCGTTCGTCAACTGTTCGAAGGGGGAGGCGCAGCGGCTCTCCGTGCCCCGTGACCTCGGCGAGCGGGACTGGGACGCGCTCGACTTCCTCGGCTGGCGCGACCCGGGCGCCCCCGACCGCAGCTACCTGGTCACCGAACGCGGCGACCGACTGGTGGGCGTCACGCTGCGCTTCCCGTCCGCGCAGCGCGGCTTCCTGCACCGCAGCATGTGCTCGCTGTGCCTCACCACCCACCCGGGCAGCGGCGTCTGCCTGATGACCGCGCGCAAGGCGGGCGCGGCCGGCCGTGAGGGCAACTCGGTCGGCCTGTACATGTGCACGGACCTCGCCTGCTCGCTCTACGTGCGCGGCAAGAAGGTCCCGGAGGGCGGTGGCCGGTTCCAGGAGAGCCTGACCACCGAGGAGCAGATCGCCCGCACCGTGGGCAACCTCACGGCATTCCTCGACAAACTGGATGTTCCTCGCGCCAAGTGA